From the genome of Geoglobus ahangari, one region includes:
- the aroC gene encoding chorismate synthase, whose protein sequence is MTGNTFGRVFRVTTFGESHGYAVGCVVDGCPAGVELSEEDINKELRRRRPGGRLASPRKERDEVRILSGVFEGVTLGTPIAMMVENKDANPKAYESIRDLARPGHADYTYFAKFGVRDWRGGGRASGRETVARVAAGAIAKKVLSKLGVRVYGFAREIAGIRAEVEGDIEEVFERAERSEVRFPDTEREGEVIERIESAIREGDSVGGVVEVVVRGVPAGIGEPVFMKTDAYLAYALMGIPAVKGVEVGAGFEAARMKGSEMNDEMYAEKGRIGFYSNNAGGILGGITTGQDIVVRVAVKPTPSISKKQRTVNLKTLENVEISVRGRHDPCIVPRAVVVCEAMVAMAVLDLMMIQGVVPRFFG, encoded by the coding sequence ATGACGGGAAACACATTCGGGAGAGTCTTCAGGGTAACCACGTTTGGGGAAAGTCACGGGTATGCGGTTGGCTGCGTCGTTGACGGGTGTCCTGCGGGCGTGGAGCTGAGCGAGGAGGACATAAACAAAGAACTCAGGAGAAGGAGACCGGGAGGGAGGCTCGCTTCTCCAAGAAAGGAGAGGGACGAGGTCAGGATCCTCTCGGGGGTCTTTGAGGGAGTGACTCTCGGAACGCCTATAGCAATGATGGTCGAGAATAAGGATGCGAATCCAAAGGCCTACGAGAGCATAAGGGATCTCGCAAGGCCGGGACACGCGGACTACACGTACTTCGCCAAGTTTGGGGTTAGAGACTGGAGGGGCGGAGGGAGAGCCTCCGGAAGGGAGACCGTGGCGAGGGTTGCCGCAGGTGCGATAGCCAAGAAGGTGCTCTCCAAGCTCGGAGTGAGAGTGTACGGGTTTGCGAGAGAGATAGCGGGAATAAGGGCTGAGGTTGAAGGGGACATTGAGGAGGTGTTCGAGAGGGCAGAGAGGAGTGAAGTGAGGTTTCCGGACACTGAAAGGGAGGGAGAGGTCATAGAGAGGATAGAGTCAGCCATCAGAGAGGGAGATAGCGTTGGCGGGGTTGTCGAGGTAGTTGTCAGAGGTGTTCCGGCCGGGATTGGAGAGCCGGTTTTCATGAAGACCGATGCGTACCTCGCCTACGCCCTCATGGGCATTCCTGCGGTGAAAGGTGTTGAGGTTGGAGCGGGCTTCGAGGCTGCGAGGATGAAGGGCAGCGAAATGAACGATGAGATGTATGCAGAGAAGGGTCGGATAGGGTTCTACTCGAACAACGCAGGAGGAATTCTGGGTGGAATCACCACCGGGCAGGACATAGTCGTGAGAGTTGCTGTGAAGCCCACGCCCAGCATTTCCAAAAAGCAGAGAACCGTAAACCTGAAAACGCTGGAAAACGTTGAGATCAGCGTGAGGGGGAGGCACGACCCCTGCATAGTGCCAAGGGCTGTTGTCGTCTGCGAGGCAATGGTGGCCATGGCTGTGCTCGACCTGATGATGATTCAGGGAGTCGTTCCGAGATTTTTCGGTTAG
- the aroA gene encoding 3-phosphoshikimate 1-carboxyvinyltransferase, translating to MDVRISKSEVKGELVAPPSKSYTHRAFFASALSKKSVVKNPLISDDTLSTLWSCIGMGARVSRKAGNLYFRGTEEIRPGYYYAGNSGTTLRILISLLSLSERASLVDGDESLRKRPNLELAEALMKLGAKISGGDRFTAPLSVRGPIRGGVVRIAASSSQFVTSLLFALPLLDEESTVIVEETKSRPYIDVTLDVLERSGMKVEADGKEYHIHPSEFDLREFQVPPDFSSLSYIVSAGVIAGEVKVNGVVDSRQGDKVFLDVVREMGGEVSWKGDVVVARKSELEGIEFDARDTPDLVPTIAVLAALAKGETRIRNAEHLRIKETDRIRTVVENLKRLGVDARETRDGMIIRGGRIEPGTIDSFGDHRIAMAFSLLGLVGEVVIRDAECVGISYPSFFRDLMRIEARVEVL from the coding sequence GTGGACGTGAGAATATCGAAAAGTGAGGTCAAAGGAGAGCTGGTGGCTCCACCCTCAAAAAGCTACACCCACAGGGCGTTCTTCGCCTCGGCCCTCTCGAAGAAGAGCGTGGTTAAGAACCCCCTCATCTCAGACGACACCCTCTCAACGCTCTGGTCATGCATAGGGATGGGGGCGAGAGTGTCGAGAAAGGCCGGCAACCTCTACTTCAGGGGGACTGAGGAGATAAGGCCGGGGTACTACTACGCCGGCAACTCGGGCACGACCCTTAGGATCCTTATCTCGCTGCTGAGCCTCAGCGAGAGGGCGTCGCTGGTGGATGGTGACGAGTCCCTGAGGAAGAGGCCCAATCTGGAGCTCGCAGAGGCTTTAATGAAGCTCGGGGCAAAAATCTCTGGTGGTGACAGGTTCACAGCCCCTCTCTCAGTCAGAGGCCCAATTCGCGGAGGTGTTGTTAGGATTGCAGCGAGCAGCTCCCAGTTCGTCACATCACTACTCTTCGCCCTACCGCTGCTCGACGAGGAGTCCACGGTGATAGTTGAGGAGACGAAGTCCCGGCCGTACATAGACGTGACGCTCGACGTGCTTGAGAGGAGTGGTATGAAGGTAGAGGCTGACGGGAAAGAGTACCACATCCACCCATCCGAGTTCGACCTGAGGGAGTTTCAGGTGCCGCCTGACTTCTCGTCCCTCAGCTACATAGTCTCGGCGGGAGTCATCGCAGGAGAGGTGAAGGTCAACGGGGTTGTGGACTCCAGACAGGGAGACAAGGTGTTTCTGGATGTCGTGAGGGAGATGGGGGGCGAGGTCAGCTGGAAAGGAGATGTGGTTGTGGCAAGGAAATCGGAGCTTGAGGGCATAGAGTTCGACGCCCGCGACACCCCGGATCTCGTACCAACAATAGCCGTGCTTGCTGCGCTGGCGAAAGGGGAGACGAGGATAAGGAACGCGGAGCATCTGAGGATAAAGGAGACCGACAGAATTCGGACTGTCGTGGAGAACCTGAAGAGGTTGGGAGTGGATGCGAGGGAAACGAGAGATGGCATGATCATAAGGGGTGGCAGGATTGAACCCGGCACCATTGACAGCTTCGGAGATCACAGAATCGCGATGGCGTTCTCGCTGCTTGGCCTTGTGGGGGAGGTTGTGATCAGAGACGCGGAGTGCGTTGGCATCTCATATCCATCCTTCTTTAGGGATTTGATGAGAATAGAGGCGAGGGTTGAGGTGCTATGA
- a CDS encoding MBL fold metallo-hydrolase — protein MNIYRFGDDLYLIDLPQKIEGFRKFISSWVYTGEFTAVVDPGPKSTIEVLVNSLREIGVRNVDYVLLTHIHIDHAGGVGEFLKYFEGAKLVVSERGKEHLVNPERLWKGSLKVLGDIAKAYGEIVPVDESRFADGVEGVEVIPTPGHAVHHQSYLIGDYLFVGEALGVFHAIKEDIYQRPATPPRFIYEVADESIRKLKKLGNKTACFGHFGVYENSGDVAKYAERQLRMWVDAVTDAICCTSDESFDSIRDRVVRDLLERDARFAGYLKLDRDIRKREDYFIGNTIRGIYEYVKENRI, from the coding sequence ATGAACATATACAGGTTCGGGGACGACCTGTATCTCATCGATCTCCCTCAAAAAATAGAGGGGTTCAGGAAGTTCATAAGCTCATGGGTTTACACCGGGGAGTTCACTGCTGTTGTGGATCCGGGGCCGAAAAGTACCATAGAGGTGCTCGTAAACTCCCTCAGGGAGATTGGTGTGCGGAACGTGGACTACGTGCTCCTTACCCACATTCACATAGACCATGCTGGGGGAGTTGGAGAGTTTCTGAAATACTTCGAAGGTGCAAAGCTCGTTGTGAGCGAGAGGGGAAAGGAACACCTTGTTAACCCGGAGAGGCTGTGGAAGGGCAGCCTCAAGGTTCTCGGGGACATCGCGAAGGCGTACGGGGAGATCGTCCCGGTTGACGAGTCGAGGTTCGCTGACGGTGTGGAAGGAGTGGAGGTAATCCCGACCCCGGGACATGCTGTGCACCACCAGAGTTACCTGATTGGAGACTACTTGTTTGTGGGGGAGGCTCTGGGCGTCTTCCACGCGATAAAGGAGGACATCTATCAGAGGCCCGCAACTCCGCCGAGATTCATTTACGAGGTTGCAGATGAGTCCATCAGAAAGCTGAAGAAGCTTGGAAACAAAACCGCCTGCTTCGGACACTTCGGCGTTTACGAGAATTCCGGAGATGTGGCGAAGTATGCGGAGAGGCAGCTCAGAATGTGGGTTGACGCGGTCACGGATGCCATCTGCTGCACGTCCGACGAGAGCTTCGACAGCATCAGGGATAGGGTGGTGAGGGATCTGCTGGAAAGGGATGCGAGGTTCGCGGGCTACCTGAAGCTGGATAGGGACATCAGAAAGAGGGAGGACTACTTCATAGGGAACACGATAAGGGGGATTTACGAGTACGTTAAAGAAAACAGAATTTGA
- a CDS encoding 50S ribosomal protein L40e codes for MARFPEAEARLFNVKICMRCNARNPIKAKVCRKCGYKGLRPKSKERRGK; via the coding sequence ATGGCAAGATTCCCAGAGGCTGAAGCGAGGCTTTTCAACGTCAAGATATGCATGAGGTGCAACGCAAGGAACCCCATCAAGGCAAAGGTCTGCAGGAAGTGCGGCTACAAGGGCCTGAGGCCGAAGTCAAAGGAGAGGAGAGGCAAGTAA
- a CDS encoding CAP domain-containing protein, with protein MRICFRVRENGNPLRGYVLSGGRKFYVDGCADIPEKFLKSGFVFVGEYLGHEFEYRFDEPFSEVLISEGELLYDTSSLDLKLIEQLVFSGINRFREEKGLESIRWSERLAKIAREKSALLEKEFSHNAGGKNAYRLLRERGIYFVAVGENIYRIAGLKSSVGEEAIAERCVEGWKRSRGHRKVMLSEFTHCGVGVYARQKDVYITLIATLNRVVVESKFTKGQTLLLQPVDEEFDGKARIAVRAHPDRCFSLTYPEYAGREDFVEVRVLESCRGRVVIEYLDV; from the coding sequence ATGAGGATCTGCTTCAGAGTTCGGGAAAACGGAAACCCGCTGAGAGGCTACGTTCTCTCTGGAGGCAGGAAGTTTTACGTCGATGGGTGTGCTGATATCCCTGAGAAGTTTCTCAAAAGCGGTTTCGTATTCGTTGGTGAGTACTTGGGCCATGAGTTCGAGTACAGGTTTGACGAGCCGTTTTCCGAGGTTCTGATATCCGAGGGGGAGCTGCTTTACGACACCTCCTCGCTCGACCTGAAGCTCATCGAGCAGCTTGTTTTTTCCGGGATTAACAGGTTCAGGGAGGAGAAGGGGCTTGAGAGTATTAGGTGGAGCGAGAGGCTGGCAAAAATCGCGAGAGAGAAGAGCGCTCTCCTTGAAAAAGAGTTCAGTCACAACGCAGGCGGAAAGAACGCATACAGGCTGCTCAGGGAGAGAGGTATTTACTTCGTTGCCGTTGGGGAGAACATCTACAGGATTGCAGGGCTTAAGTCGAGCGTTGGAGAGGAGGCGATTGCGGAGAGGTGCGTTGAGGGGTGGAAGCGAAGCAGGGGACACAGAAAGGTTATGCTCTCCGAGTTCACCCACTGCGGGGTTGGAGTTTACGCAAGGCAGAAGGACGTTTACATAACGCTGATTGCAACGCTGAACAGAGTCGTGGTGGAGTCCAAATTCACCAAGGGCCAGACGCTCCTCCTTCAGCCCGTGGACGAGGAGTTTGACGGAAAGGCAAGGATTGCTGTGAGAGCACACCCGGACAGGTGCTTTTCCCTGACGTATCCAGAATACGCCGGTAGGGAGGACTTCGTAGAGGTCAGGGTGCTGGAGAGCTGCAGGGGAAGGGTGGTTATTGAGTATCTGGACGTGTAA
- a CDS encoding class I SAM-dependent methyltransferase — translation MGILEKFEQFEGEGARRYDRAVSRFSFILYWHALRDLKRIGVKGKYLEAGCGPGILAVRVAKELGVEVVAFDISGSMVEIARKRARDAGVSVRFVVGDVERDYFGEFDVVYSTFSLHHWENPEKGLENLWRMVKAGGVLYILDARREGFVGHGLSFYEFKSFFENLENAGKIEVRRRFPLMVSGIAVKEV, via the coding sequence ATGGGCATTCTCGAAAAGTTCGAGCAGTTTGAGGGAGAGGGTGCGAGGAGGTACGACAGAGCTGTGAGCAGGTTCTCGTTCATTCTTTACTGGCACGCTCTCAGGGATCTGAAGAGGATCGGCGTTAAGGGGAAATACCTGGAAGCAGGATGCGGGCCCGGGATTCTCGCAGTCAGGGTTGCGAAGGAGCTTGGAGTCGAGGTTGTTGCCTTCGACATCTCGGGGAGCATGGTGGAGATCGCAAGGAAAAGGGCGAGAGATGCGGGCGTGAGTGTTCGGTTCGTGGTTGGGGATGTGGAGAGAGACTACTTTGGCGAGTTTGACGTCGTCTATTCCACGTTCTCACTCCACCACTGGGAAAACCCGGAAAAGGGGCTGGAGAATCTGTGGAGGATGGTGAAAGCGGGAGGGGTGCTTTACATTCTCGATGCGAGAAGGGAGGGTTTTGTGGGGCACGGTCTGAGTTTCTACGAGTTTAAATCGTTTTTTGAAAACCTCGAGAACGCTGGTAAAATTGAGGTCAGGAGGAGGTTCCCACTGATGGTTTCTGGGATTGCTGTGAAGGAGGTTTGA
- the rplJ gene encoding 50S ribosomal protein L16, which yields MARRPARMWRRLERPYTRKEYIDGAPGTRLRQFEMGNKKAEFPVMLTLVAKEAVQVRDTALEAARIAANKYIARRAGSSNYFLKVRIYPHHVLREHRMATGAGADRISQGMRKAFGKPVGLAARVKPGTKIMSIWTKPEHFEVAKEALKRAGQKMPTPVSIVVEKGRELLKGKV from the coding sequence ATGGCGAGGAGACCAGCGAGGATGTGGAGGAGGCTCGAGAGACCCTACACGAGAAAGGAGTACATTGATGGTGCACCGGGTACAAGGCTCAGGCAGTTCGAGATGGGCAATAAAAAGGCCGAATTCCCCGTCATGCTCACCCTTGTCGCAAAAGAGGCTGTTCAGGTTAGGGATACCGCTCTGGAAGCCGCGAGAATTGCTGCGAACAAGTACATAGCAAGGAGAGCCGGTTCGAGCAACTACTTCCTGAAGGTCAGGATCTACCCGCACCACGTTCTGAGGGAGCACAGGATGGCTACGGGAGCTGGAGCGGACAGAATTTCGCAGGGAATGAGGAAGGCCTTCGGAAAGCCTGTGGGGCTTGCGGCGAGGGTGAAGCCGGGAACGAAGATAATGAGCATCTGGACGAAGCCCGAGCACTTTGAAGTCGCAAAGGAGGCGCTGAAGAGGGCCGGGCAGAAGATGCCGACCCCGGTCAGCATAGTTGTTGAAAAGGGAAGGGAGCTTCTGAAGGGAAAGGTTTAA
- the ribB gene encoding 3,4-dihydroxy-2-butanone-4-phosphate synthase, which yields MIEDAIKAFRKGKPVLIYDFDDREGETDIAIPALSVEPEDVAMMRIDGGGLICVSIPFSAAEKLGLPFMHDILSFSARMFPQLERIAHFDISYDSRSSFSLWVNHRDTYTGITDVDRSLTIRKVGEAVKSVLSGEDFDFGREFRSPGHVAILKASQKLVYERVGQTELSIAIAELAGITPAVAICEMLDDKSGRALSKEDAMKYAAEYDIPFVEGREVVEYYKKRAEELKIRV from the coding sequence ATGATTGAAGATGCGATAAAGGCGTTCAGGAAGGGCAAGCCCGTTCTGATTTACGATTTCGACGACAGGGAAGGGGAGACGGACATAGCCATCCCCGCCCTGAGCGTTGAGCCCGAAGATGTGGCGATGATGAGGATAGATGGCGGTGGGCTTATCTGCGTGTCGATCCCGTTCAGCGCCGCGGAAAAGCTCGGACTGCCGTTCATGCACGACATCCTGAGCTTCTCGGCCAGAATGTTTCCTCAGCTTGAGAGGATCGCTCACTTCGACATAAGCTACGACTCCCGCTCGTCTTTCAGCCTCTGGGTCAACCACCGCGACACGTACACGGGCATAACCGACGTGGACAGGAGCCTGACAATAAGGAAGGTTGGTGAAGCTGTTAAAAGCGTTCTGAGCGGTGAGGACTTCGACTTCGGCAGGGAGTTCAGAAGCCCGGGACACGTGGCAATTCTGAAAGCGTCTCAGAAGCTCGTTTACGAGAGAGTCGGGCAGACCGAGCTGAGCATAGCCATAGCGGAGCTTGCCGGCATCACACCAGCTGTCGCGATATGCGAGATGCTCGACGACAAGAGTGGGAGGGCGCTGTCGAAGGAGGATGCGATGAAGTATGCCGCCGAATACGACATTCCGTTTGTAGAGGGCAGAGAGGTGGTCGAGTACTACAAAAAGAGAGCGGAGGAGCTTAAAATAAGGGTTTAA
- a CDS encoding winged helix-turn-helix domain-containing protein/riboflavin kinase — protein sequence MIDALKKLALMNATRKVVKLSSKEFAEKIDQSLQTAARKLKELEDNGLIERILDKDGQYIVITEKGKEMLYREYLDLKKIFEGEDKVCIKGRVISGVGEGKYYVSLDGYRRQFEEKLGFTPYPGTLNLKIPKEQMYFRRMLDEEEGILIEGFKTEDRTFGEVKAFRCRIDGVEGAVIMPKRTHYSKDVLEVIAPVSLRDRLGLKDGDEVEVEVLL from the coding sequence ATGATCGATGCGCTCAAGAAGCTCGCACTGATGAACGCGACAAGAAAGGTCGTCAAGCTCAGCTCAAAGGAGTTCGCCGAGAAGATAGACCAGAGCCTTCAGACTGCCGCGAGAAAGCTGAAGGAGCTTGAAGACAACGGGCTCATCGAGAGGATACTCGACAAGGACGGACAGTACATAGTCATAACCGAGAAGGGAAAGGAGATGCTCTACAGGGAGTACCTCGACCTGAAGAAGATCTTCGAGGGAGAGGACAAGGTCTGCATCAAGGGGAGAGTCATCAGCGGTGTTGGGGAGGGGAAGTACTACGTCAGCCTCGATGGGTACAGGAGGCAGTTCGAGGAGAAGCTCGGCTTCACGCCCTACCCCGGCACCCTGAACCTGAAGATCCCGAAGGAGCAGATGTACTTCAGGAGGATGCTTGACGAGGAGGAGGGAATTCTGATTGAGGGATTCAAGACTGAGGACAGGACGTTCGGAGAAGTTAAAGCGTTCAGGTGCAGGATTGACGGAGTTGAGGGCGCGGTCATAATGCCGAAGAGGACGCACTACAGCAAGGACGTGCTCGAGGTTATCGCCCCGGTCAGCCTGCGGGACAGGCTGGGCCTTAAAGATGGTGATGAGGTGGAGGTTGAGGTGCTGCTATGA
- a CDS encoding arginase family protein: MGIAIIYNKDMASEWLGASKRFSGFRERHISSEITPDDYILRFHTPEYFERVKNTPFFRPAYESIKCVLKSADEVEEHEVVIVPTVGTGHHAERDRWRGYSFFNDLAILIERLKEKGFEKIAVLETDTHHSESYRVCDARFFCISGENKCKDVVDMKCRISRSSEPEKYLSRFKEVVEGIAKANPDVVVWYLGQDLHVREYSEGNLDGEALEEMIKAFLSIPGKKIVLLSSGSREDVFEEVISAFKRHS; encoded by the coding sequence ATGGGAATTGCAATAATTTATAATAAAGATATGGCGTCAGAGTGGCTCGGCGCGTCAAAAAGGTTTTCCGGATTCAGAGAAAGGCACATTTCCTCGGAAATCACACCAGACGATTACATTCTCAGATTCCACACCCCAGAATACTTTGAGAGGGTTAAGAACACCCCCTTCTTCAGGCCAGCCTACGAGTCCATAAAATGCGTGCTCAAGTCGGCGGATGAGGTGGAGGAGCATGAGGTCGTGATAGTCCCGACGGTTGGCACGGGTCATCACGCGGAAAGGGACAGGTGGAGGGGGTACAGCTTCTTCAACGACCTCGCGATACTCATCGAGAGGCTGAAGGAGAAGGGGTTCGAGAAGATTGCCGTTCTCGAGACCGACACCCACCACAGTGAGTCCTACAGGGTTTGCGACGCCAGATTCTTCTGCATCTCCGGGGAGAATAAGTGCAAAGACGTTGTGGACATGAAGTGCAGGATCTCCCGCAGCTCTGAGCCTGAAAAGTACCTGAGCAGGTTCAAGGAGGTCGTTGAGGGCATAGCCAAGGCAAATCCGGATGTTGTCGTGTGGTACCTTGGCCAAGATCTGCATGTTAGGGAGTACTCGGAGGGGAACCTCGATGGTGAGGCTCTGGAAGAGATGATAAAGGCCTTCCTCTCAATTCCGGGCAAGAAGATCGTTCTCCTCAGCTCCGGATCGAGGGAGGACGTTTTTGAGGAGGTTATCTCCGCCTTCAAAAGGCATTCCTGA
- a CDS encoding ASKHA domain-containing protein, with protein MVKVVFLPSGKRAEAEKGKSILEIAQSVGEGIRSLCGGKGSCGKCKVIVRNGEYEINPEPHEKFVSKKEREKGVVLACQTYLMSDAEIYIPLESRLEKQQILKDFIVSGKELQPDVRKEFYADAFLPEVLSKNGYRLSCSPEVEDGDLTLVLRGNEVIAVEEGDTRNEFYGLAIDIGTTTLVTALVDLNTGNVVNIASDYNGQIIYGEEVLSRVEFVFSRKDGLEILQKAVVESINKLVDRLLEGYSSPEKIYDVVAAGNTLMTHFFLGMDINYLFKSSNVRVEKKGYTALASQLGLKVNENALVFALPPVGRYVGGDIVGDVLASGVVDSPYLSLMVDLGTNGEIVLGSEGWAISTSVASGPAFEGYEIKHGSRAVEGAIDHVEIVDGEVKYTVIGNKKPRSICGSGLIDLLAELLKNGIVDFQGNLDTKHPRVRRGEDGYEFVVVEGSETETGEDIVFTQNDIDTLIKSKAAVCAGIAVLIKKAGITPADVDRFYIAGGFGYYINFENAVIIGLFPELPNAEVRQIGNGSLAGAYLALTSRKKRQLAETMAKLMTYFDLSTDANFMEEYNAALALPGKYELFPTIYSKYV; from the coding sequence ATGGTAAAGGTCGTTTTTCTCCCTTCAGGAAAAAGAGCGGAGGCTGAAAAGGGGAAATCCATTCTCGAAATCGCTCAGAGTGTTGGTGAGGGTATAAGGAGTCTGTGCGGTGGCAAGGGAAGCTGCGGGAAGTGCAAGGTCATCGTCAGGAACGGTGAGTACGAGATAAACCCTGAGCCGCACGAGAAGTTCGTCTCCAAGAAGGAGAGGGAGAAGGGTGTCGTTCTGGCGTGTCAGACTTATTTGATGAGCGATGCTGAGATATACATCCCGCTCGAGTCGAGACTTGAAAAGCAGCAGATTCTGAAGGACTTCATCGTGTCGGGGAAGGAGCTTCAGCCCGACGTCAGAAAGGAGTTTTACGCTGACGCGTTCTTGCCTGAAGTTCTCTCGAAGAACGGTTACAGGCTGTCCTGCTCCCCTGAGGTGGAGGACGGGGATCTGACCCTCGTTCTGAGGGGAAATGAGGTTATAGCGGTTGAGGAGGGGGACACGAGGAACGAGTTTTACGGACTGGCGATAGACATAGGCACAACCACACTCGTCACGGCGCTTGTTGATCTCAATACTGGTAACGTGGTGAACATAGCCTCGGACTACAACGGCCAGATCATATACGGCGAGGAGGTGCTCTCGAGAGTTGAGTTCGTCTTCAGCCGGAAGGACGGGCTGGAGATACTGCAGAAGGCAGTTGTGGAGTCGATAAACAAGCTTGTGGACAGGCTTCTTGAGGGTTACTCTTCCCCCGAGAAGATATACGATGTGGTTGCGGCAGGAAACACTCTGATGACCCACTTCTTCCTCGGCATGGACATCAACTACCTCTTCAAGTCGTCGAACGTGAGGGTGGAGAAGAAGGGCTACACCGCCCTTGCCTCACAGCTCGGGCTGAAGGTTAATGAAAACGCTCTCGTCTTCGCTCTACCTCCGGTTGGCAGGTATGTGGGTGGTGACATAGTCGGAGATGTGCTCGCGAGCGGCGTGGTTGACTCTCCATACCTCTCGCTGATGGTCGACCTCGGCACGAACGGAGAGATTGTGCTCGGCAGTGAGGGCTGGGCGATATCCACGAGCGTCGCGAGCGGCCCGGCGTTTGAGGGTTATGAGATAAAGCACGGCAGCAGGGCTGTGGAGGGCGCGATAGATCATGTGGAGATCGTGGATGGGGAGGTGAAGTACACCGTCATAGGCAACAAGAAGCCGAGGAGCATATGCGGCAGCGGGCTCATAGATCTGCTGGCTGAGCTGCTCAAAAACGGCATCGTGGACTTTCAGGGCAACCTCGACACCAAGCACCCGAGGGTCAGGAGGGGTGAGGACGGCTACGAGTTTGTTGTGGTGGAGGGAAGCGAGACGGAAACGGGAGAGGACATCGTCTTCACCCAGAACGACATAGACACGCTGATAAAGTCGAAAGCTGCAGTCTGCGCGGGAATAGCGGTGCTGATAAAGAAGGCCGGCATAACTCCGGCTGATGTTGACAGGTTTTACATCGCTGGCGGCTTCGGCTACTACATAAACTTCGAAAACGCGGTGATCATAGGGCTTTTCCCCGAGCTTCCTAACGCCGAGGTCAGGCAGATAGGAAACGGCTCCCTCGCCGGAGCTTACCTCGCCCTAACGTCCAGGAAGAAGAGGCAGCTCGCGGAGACTATGGCGAAGCTGATGACATACTTCGACCTGAGCACGGATGCGAACTTCATGGAGGAGTACAACGCCGCTCTCGCCCTGCCCGGTAAATACGAGCTTTTCCCGACGATCTACTCAAAGTACGTCTGA
- a CDS encoding enoyl-CoA hydratase/isomerase family protein has translation MAVDVVTFSRPEKHNALNLDHLKEVYKRFRSCENPVVIYGEPSFCSGIDVDYVGVAGKDEILEFAELANNFILDICRYPKPVVAFVKGYALGAGFSIALACDAIIAEESAVFSTGFAKLGIAPDMGVSYLLPRAVGLKRALKLLFSAERFDARKALELGIVSEFGTLEDAKRMAEELNGPSVRYIKELVYRDMAEHVEHEKELALRSIMELRGFEQG, from the coding sequence ATGGCTGTTGATGTCGTCACATTCAGCAGGCCCGAGAAGCACAACGCTCTCAACCTCGACCACCTGAAGGAGGTTTACAAGCGCTTCAGGTCCTGTGAGAATCCCGTGGTCATATACGGGGAGCCGAGCTTTTGCTCGGGCATAGATGTTGACTATGTGGGTGTTGCAGGCAAGGACGAGATCCTCGAGTTTGCCGAGCTCGCTAACAATTTCATTCTCGACATATGCCGCTATCCAAAGCCAGTCGTGGCGTTCGTCAAGGGCTATGCTCTTGGCGCGGGCTTCAGCATTGCCCTCGCATGCGATGCAATAATAGCTGAGGAGAGTGCGGTGTTCTCAACGGGCTTCGCAAAGCTCGGAATCGCCCCGGATATGGGCGTGTCCTACCTTCTGCCGAGAGCTGTGGGGCTTAAGAGGGCGCTGAAGCTACTCTTTTCCGCGGAGAGATTTGACGCAAGGAAAGCGCTCGAGCTCGGAATCGTGTCAGAGTTCGGAACGCTTGAGGATGCGAAGAGGATGGCGGAAGAGCTTAATGGCCCTTCGGTGAGGTACATAAAGGAGCTCGTCTACAGGGATATGGCCGAGCACGTGGAGCATGAGAAGGAGCTTGCCCTCAGATCCATTATGGAGCTGAGGGGATTCGAGCAGGGGTGA